In a single window of the Candidatus Dependentiae bacterium genome:
- a CDS encoding alpha/beta hydrolase → MSNKDTRQLNFYQEPKPPFPYSIEEVSYQNEKAKVNLSGSLTMPNQTGHFPAVILVAGLGPHDRDNNMMGHKRFLVLADYLTRNGIAVLRFDKRGVGKSTGDYAVATSRDFADDVIAGIKYLKTRKEIDPNKIGLIGHSEGGMIACMLAAESKDVAFLVSMAGVVQTDVDDLVMQTAKQLKADGASEELLAQDHKLRMQILTIVKQELNIEVAKVKLQKLMNDYCAQLPENLKKESDNIPFAITKSKIDSMVEAFNSSWYRYFLNCNTAEMLKKIVVPVLALNGDRDWIVSSNPSLEITSDSLKAAGNLDYKTVELHNLNHTFQTCKTGSLAEYGTIEETIAPEALKIILDWILAKTNKEFLI, encoded by the coding sequence ATGAGTAATAAAGACACAAGGCAGCTAAATTTTTATCAAGAACCAAAACCTCCTTTCCCTTATTCAATAGAAGAAGTGAGTTATCAAAATGAGAAGGCAAAAGTAAACCTTTCAGGTAGTTTAACTATGCCGAATCAAACCGGACATTTCCCCGCTGTGATATTGGTTGCTGGTTTAGGTCCGCATGACCGTGATAATAATATGATGGGGCACAAGCGTTTTCTAGTGCTTGCAGATTATCTGACGCGTAATGGTATTGCCGTTTTACGTTTTGATAAGCGTGGAGTTGGAAAATCTACGGGAGATTATGCGGTGGCAACGAGCAGAGATTTTGCGGATGATGTTATTGCCGGAATTAAATATCTAAAAACGCGAAAAGAGATTGATCCAAATAAAATTGGGTTAATTGGACATAGTGAAGGCGGGATGATTGCCTGTATGTTAGCTGCAGAATCCAAAGATGTTGCTTTTTTAGTATCGATGGCAGGAGTTGTCCAAACAGATGTTGATGATTTAGTTATGCAAACTGCAAAGCAGTTAAAGGCTGATGGTGCAAGTGAAGAACTTCTTGCTCAAGATCATAAATTGCGAATGCAGATATTGACCATTGTAAAACAAGAATTAAATATAGAAGTTGCCAAAGTTAAACTGCAAAAACTAATGAATGATTATTGCGCGCAATTGCCTGAGAATTTAAAAAAAGAATCGGATAATATTCCTTTTGCAATAACCAAATCAAAAATAGATTCAATGGTTGAGGCATTTAATTCATCTTGGTATCGTTATTTTCTTAATTGTAATACCGCTGAAATGCTTAAAAAGATTGTTGTCCCCGTTCTTGCTCTTAATGGTGATCGAGATTGGATTGTTTCATCTAATCCATCGCTAGAAATAACTTCTGACTCACTAAAAGCTGCAGGCAATTTGGATTATAAAACAGTTGAATTGCATAATTTGAATCATACATTTCAAACATGTAAAACGGGTTCTTTAGCAGAGTATGGAACAATTGAAGAAACAATAGCGCCAGAGGCATTGAAAATAATATTGGATTGGATTTTAGCAAAAACAAATAAGGAATTTTTGATATAA